A region from the Pseudomonas sp. KU26590 genome encodes:
- the adk gene encoding adenylate kinase — MRVILLGAPGAGKGTQAKFITEKFNIPQISTGDMLRAAVKAGTELGLKAKSVMDSGGLVSDDLIIGLIKDRLSEPDCAGGCLFDGFPRTIPQAEALKKAGLAIDHVIEIKVDDEEIVKRISGRRVHEGSGRVYHTLYNPPKVEGVDDVTGEPLVQRKDDVEATVRHRLSVYHSQTKPLVEFYTKLQAQDGTPKCSHIEGVGTVEQITAKVLEALS; from the coding sequence ATGCGCGTGATTCTGCTGGGAGCTCCCGGGGCCGGCAAAGGTACTCAGGCAAAGTTCATCACTGAGAAATTCAACATTCCGCAGATTTCCACCGGCGACATGCTGCGTGCTGCGGTCAAGGCCGGTACTGAACTGGGCCTGAAAGCCAAAAGCGTCATGGACAGCGGCGGCCTGGTGTCCGATGACCTGATCATCGGTCTGATCAAGGATCGCCTGTCCGAGCCTGACTGCGCTGGCGGTTGCCTGTTCGACGGCTTCCCGCGCACCATTCCTCAGGCTGAAGCCCTGAAGAAAGCCGGCCTGGCCATCGATCACGTCATCGAGATCAAGGTCGACGATGAAGAGATCGTCAAGCGCATCTCCGGTCGTCGCGTTCACGAAGGCTCCGGTCGCGTTTACCACACCCTTTACAACCCGCCAAAGGTTGAAGGCGTGGACGACGTCACCGGCGAGCCGCTGGTTCAGCGCAAGGACGACGTCGAAGCCACTGTTCGCCATCGCCTGTCGGTCTACCATTCCCAGACCAAGCCGCTGGTGGAGTTCTACACCAAGCTGCAGGCTCAGGACGGCACGCCAAAGTGCAGTCACATCGAAGGCGTGGGTACTGTCGAACAGATCACCGCCAAGGTGCTTGAAGCCCTGAGCTGA
- the ppc gene encoding phosphoenolpyruvate carboxylase, with protein MADIDARLRENVHLLGELLGNTIRDQHGADFLEKIERIRKSAKADRHASTQGTEQLSSSLEGLGEDELLPVARAFNQFLNLANIAEQYQLIHRRDDGKPQPFESRVLPELLERLKQAGQTPEALAEQLTTLEIELVLTAHPTEVARRTLIQKYDAIAAQLAALDHRDLNRHEREQITERLQRLIAEAWHTEEIRRVRPTPVDEAKWGFAVIENSLWQAIPNYLRKADQALHAATGLHLPLESAPIRFASWMGGDRDGNPNVTAAVTREVLLLARWMAADLYLRDVDQLAAELSMQQASPALMEAAGDSAEPYRSVLKQLRERLRATRNWAHASLTVTQVAPEDVLHENRELLEPLQLCFDSLHECGMGVIADGPLLDCLRRAVTFGLFLVKLDVRQDSTRHSSAMSEITEYLGLGRYDEWDEPTRIDFLLRELDNKRPLLPAYFSPEADTAEVLATCREVAAAPAASLGSYVISMAGAASDVLAVQLLLKEAGLQRPMRVVPLFETLADLDNAGPVIEQLLSIPAYRRSLEGPQEVMIGYSDSAKDAGTTAAAWAQYRAQEKLVEICRAQEVELLLFHGRGGTVGRGGGPAHAAILSQPPGSVAGRFRTTEQGEMIRFKFGLPDIAEQNLNLYLAAVLEATLQPPPMPQPAWRQVMDELAADGVKAYRAVVREDPEFVEYFRQATPEQELGRLPLGSRPAKRREGGVESLRAIPWIFAWTQTRLMLPAWLGWENALSKALERGQGDLLAEMREQWPFFRTRIDMLEMVLAKADSDIAQLYDERLVEPKLLHLGTHLRGLLSQACDVVLGLTGQSRLLAHSPETLKFISLRNTYLDPLHLLQAELLARSRQQDASLESPLVQALLVSVAGIAAGLRNTG; from the coding sequence ATGGCTGATATCGATGCACGATTGCGCGAGAACGTTCACCTGCTGGGTGAGCTGTTGGGCAACACCATTCGTGATCAGCACGGCGCTGATTTCCTCGAGAAGATCGAGCGCATCCGCAAAAGCGCGAAGGCTGACCGCCACGCCTCGACCCAGGGCACCGAGCAGCTGAGCTCCAGTCTCGAAGGCCTGGGCGAAGACGAATTGCTGCCAGTGGCACGTGCGTTCAACCAATTCCTCAATCTGGCGAACATCGCCGAGCAATATCAGCTGATCCATCGTCGCGATGATGGCAAGCCGCAGCCGTTTGAATCCCGCGTGTTGCCTGAACTGCTGGAGCGCCTGAAGCAGGCCGGGCAGACACCCGAGGCGCTGGCGGAGCAATTGACCACGCTGGAAATCGAACTGGTGCTGACCGCGCACCCGACCGAAGTCGCGCGGCGCACGCTGATCCAGAAGTACGACGCCATCGCTGCGCAACTGGCCGCGCTCGATCATCGCGACTTGAATCGCCACGAGCGTGAGCAGATCACCGAGCGCTTGCAGCGACTGATTGCCGAGGCGTGGCACACCGAAGAAATCCGCCGCGTTCGCCCCACCCCTGTCGATGAGGCGAAGTGGGGGTTTGCGGTCATCGAAAATTCCCTGTGGCAAGCGATTCCCAACTACCTGCGCAAGGCCGATCAGGCGCTGCATGCAGCGACCGGTCTGCACCTGCCGCTGGAGTCGGCGCCGATCCGCTTCGCTTCCTGGATGGGCGGCGACCGCGACGGCAACCCCAACGTCACCGCTGCCGTCACGCGCGAGGTGCTGCTGCTGGCGCGCTGGATGGCCGCCGACTTGTACCTGCGCGACGTCGATCAACTGGCCGCCGAACTGTCGATGCAGCAAGCCAGCCCTGCGCTGATGGAAGCTGCGGGTGACAGCGCCGAGCCTTATCGCAGTGTCCTCAAACAACTGCGTGAGCGGCTTCGGGCCACGCGCAACTGGGCCCACGCATCACTGACCGTTACCCAGGTCGCGCCAGAAGACGTGCTGCACGAAAACCGCGAGCTGCTTGAGCCGCTGCAACTGTGTTTCGACTCGCTGCATGAGTGCGGCATGGGCGTTATCGCCGATGGCCCGTTGCTCGACTGTCTGCGTCGCGCGGTGACCTTCGGCCTGTTCCTGGTGAAGCTCGACGTGCGCCAGGATTCCACGCGGCACAGTTCGGCCATGAGCGAGATCACTGAATACCTCGGGCTCGGCCGCTATGACGAGTGGGATGAGCCGACCCGCATCGACTTCCTGCTGCGTGAACTGGACAACAAGCGCCCGCTGCTGCCCGCGTATTTCAGCCCTGAAGCGGACACCGCCGAGGTGCTGGCGACCTGCCGTGAGGTAGCGGCTGCGCCGGCGGCATCGCTGGGCTCCTACGTGATTTCCATGGCCGGCGCCGCCTCCGATGTACTCGCCGTTCAACTGTTATTGAAAGAAGCCGGACTGCAGCGACCCATGCGCGTGGTGCCGTTGTTCGAAACCCTCGCCGACCTGGACAACGCCGGCCCGGTGATCGAGCAGCTGTTGAGCATTCCTGCCTACCGTCGAAGCCTGGAAGGTCCGCAGGAAGTCATGATCGGCTACTCGGATTCGGCCAAAGACGCCGGCACCACCGCTGCGGCCTGGGCGCAGTACCGGGCGCAGGAAAAATTGGTGGAGATCTGCCGCGCCCAAGAGGTTGAGTTGCTGTTGTTCCACGGTCGCGGCGGCACGGTCGGTCGTGGCGGCGGCCCTGCACACGCGGCGATTCTGTCCCAGCCGCCGGGCTCGGTGGCGGGGCGTTTCCGTACCACCGAACAGGGCGAGATGATCCGCTTCAAGTTCGGCCTGCCGGACATCGCCGAGCAGAACCTCAACCTGTATCTGGCCGCAGTGCTGGAAGCCACGTTGCAACCGCCGCCCATGCCGCAACCCGCCTGGCGTCAGGTGATGGACGAGCTGGCGGCCGATGGCGTGAAAGCCTACCGTGCCGTGGTTCGGGAAGACCCGGAGTTTGTCGAGTACTTCCGTCAGGCCACGCCGGAACAGGAGCTGGGCCGCTTGCCACTGGGCAGCCGTCCGGCCAAGCGCCGTGAAGGCGGGGTCGAGAGCCTGCGCGCCATTCCGTGGATTTTCGCCTGGACCCAGACGCGCCTCATGCTGCCCGCCTGGCTGGGCTGGGAAAACGCATTGAGCAAGGCGCTGGAGCGCGGTCAGGGTGATCTGCTGGCTGAGATGCGTGAGCAATGGCCGTTCTTCCGCACCCGCATCGACATGCTGGAAATGGTGCTGGCCAAGGCTGACAGCGACATCGCCCAACTCTACGACGAACGTCTGGTGGAGCCAAAACTGTTGCATTTGGGGACGCATTTGCGCGGCCTATTGTCGCAGGCGTGTGACGTGGTGCTGGGTCTGACGGGCCAGTCCCGGCTGTTGGCCCACAGCCCGGAAACGCTGAAGTTCATCAGCCTGCGCAACACCTACCTCGACCCTCTTCATTTATTGCAGGCGGAGTTGCTGGCGCGCTCCCGTCAGCAGGACGCAAGTCTGGAGAGTCCGCTGGTGCAGGCGCTGCTGGTGTCTGTCGCAGGTATCGCCGCCGGATTGCGCAACACCGGGTGA
- a CDS encoding pilin assembly protein, which produces MKIRELAEQWEQNAKGRLTETAYAIHLDVEAAARLAAIAEMYPKRTPEELLGELIGAALEELEASFPYVRGQHVVATDEEGNPLYEDVGPTPRFLELSRRHLQEISDREAL; this is translated from the coding sequence ATGAAGATCCGAGAGCTCGCCGAACAGTGGGAACAGAACGCCAAAGGCCGTCTGACCGAGACCGCCTACGCCATTCATTTGGATGTTGAGGCCGCCGCGCGGCTTGCGGCGATTGCCGAGATGTACCCAAAGCGCACGCCCGAGGAGTTGCTGGGCGAACTGATCGGCGCCGCGCTGGAAGAATTGGAGGCAAGCTTTCCTTACGTGCGCGGTCAGCATGTGGTTGCCACCGATGAGGAAGGCAACCCGCTTTACGAAGACGTGGGCCCGACGCCCCGGTTTCTGGAGCTTTCCCGGCGCCATCTCCAGGAAATTTCCGATCGGGAAGCGCTGTGA
- a CDS encoding DUF4398 domain-containing protein: MELTTMNTSTAKPTFNRLRGLKMAALALGTSVLLAGCAGNPPSEQYAVTQSAVNAAVTAGATEYAAVEMKSAQDKFKQAELAMQDKKYDEARKYAEQAEWDARVAERKAQAAKAQKAVQDARQGVNELREEGMRQVQPVTQ; the protein is encoded by the coding sequence ATGGAGTTGACCACCATGAACACCAGCACTGCCAAACCAACGTTCAATCGCCTGCGCGGGCTGAAGATGGCTGCACTGGCACTGGGCACCAGCGTGCTTCTGGCTGGTTGCGCGGGCAATCCTCCAAGCGAGCAGTACGCCGTGACCCAGTCGGCCGTCAACGCCGCCGTCACCGCTGGCGCTACCGAGTACGCTGCCGTTGAAATGAAGTCCGCTCAGGACAAGTTCAAGCAAGCCGAGCTGGCGATGCAGGACAAAAAGTACGACGAGGCTCGCAAATACGCCGAGCAAGCCGAATGGGATGCACGTGTAGCCGAGCGTAAGGCTCAGGCCGCGAAGGCACAGAAAGCGGTGCAGGATGCTCGTCAGGGCGTCAACGAATTGCGTGAAGAAGGCATGCGTCAGGTTCAGCCTGTCACACAGTAA
- a CDS encoding OmpA family protein, whose protein sequence is MRKQVLIPALLALSVGLAACSSQPNVNLEQARTNYSALQSNPKATELAALETKDASEWLDKADAAYRNNDDQKKVDQLAYLTNQRVELAKQTINLKTAENDLKGAAAQRAQARLDARDAQIKALQNSLNAKQTERGTLVTFGDVLFDLNKAELKSSGLVNVNKLAQFLSENPDRKVIVEGYTDSTGSAAYNDSLSERRAQSVRMALIKMGVGPERIVAQGYGKEYPVADNASASGRAMNRRVEVTISNDNQPVAPRSSMK, encoded by the coding sequence ATGCGTAAACAAGTACTTATTCCTGCCCTGCTGGCTTTGAGCGTTGGTCTGGCGGCATGCTCGTCGCAGCCTAACGTGAACCTGGAACAAGCCCGCACCAATTACTCCGCGCTGCAAAGCAACCCTAAAGCCACTGAACTGGCTGCGCTGGAAACCAAAGACGCCAGCGAGTGGCTGGACAAGGCTGACGCCGCGTACCGCAACAATGATGACCAGAAGAAGGTCGATCAGCTGGCGTATCTGACCAACCAGCGCGTTGAGCTGGCCAAGCAGACCATCAACCTGAAGACCGCTGAAAACGATCTGAAAGGCGCTGCGGCCCAACGTGCACAAGCGCGTCTGGATGCTCGCGATGCTCAGATCAAGGCCCTGCAGAACAGCCTGAACGCCAAGCAGACCGAACGCGGTACCCTGGTGACCTTCGGCGACGTACTGTTTGACCTGAACAAGGCTGAGCTGAAGTCGTCCGGCCTGGTCAACGTCAACAAGCTGGCCCAGTTCCTGTCGGAAAACCCTGATCGCAAGGTCATCGTTGAAGGCTACACCGACAGCACCGGTTCCGCGGCTTACAACGACTCGCTGTCCGAGCGCCGCGCCCAATCCGTGCGCATGGCACTGATCAAAATGGGCGTAGGCCCGGAGCGTATCGTTGCTCAGGGTTACGGCAAGGAATACCCGGTTGCTGACAACGCCAGCGCCTCGGGCCGCGCCATGAACCGTCGCGTGGAAGTCACCATCTCCAACGACAACCAGCCAGTAGCACCGCGCTCTTCGATGAAGTAA
- a CDS encoding RHS repeat-associated core domain-containing protein, translating into MATPLNLPVGGEKREPQVAIVPLDLIQVEDVGLGAANVDAWLQEISGGVVTLERIKTFAGGLPVVGNIMALVDALNDIARLATSDKRDPLDWVSLGINLIGMLPRPPGMAAARMSLRPMLFLVRQEIRRTGKLVVSDVLIEILIGHLNATIVGTLDDFVPQAQARLPGILDDAGKLGEEVLLQIAAGLEKLVDPKLDANADLLEAEQLVQAAGDLWAYDHQAAIGNIFAAAADVCMAAGKGAVNGAAEYFVPEALKEQVLRHAGSLRAMGPELRDQINRLADPGLQNSIGSLLETLPGAVVTWRSRNGHGQSFNIKPGVVNQAKRQAGEGKLEAVQFEKPAKGLPNEQKNCACAATGNSISFAVGSESVSHADFSLPGPFPIEWTRTYCSSLDAYDEDVIGARWITPFTTRFDLVGDGLVFHDSDGRSHEFPLPKVKLFHFNAIENLTVVRLSKDRLLLMRGLEHRETYVRRGDRFVLINKVLPNGAGVMLHHEHRHDGDSVLSELVTYSEKDANKVHLRLGTLIDDLGRLTGLWEIRDGDVKRQLCAYQYDDSGDLVLAQDENGAAWRYQYEHHLITRYTDRTNRGLNLQWQGSGPDAKAVREWADDGSFDTRLAWDENIRLTYVTDALGHETRHYYDSLGYTYRICHADGRSEWFFRDAAKNIIRHVHTDGSTDRYRYDKLSNLTEHTRADHSVMNYAYDDKSHLIKISDGEGGLWKRDYDLRGNLVEAIDPLENVTEYAYNKFGLPTAIKDANGNTKKLEYNAAGQLLKYTDCSGKVSAWEYDDRGQMVRFTDPAGHSTTYEYKLGQLVLIKHPDKTEERFSRDAEGRLLAHSDGLERCTTWRYTAAGFIAERVDAAEQTLRYRWDKLGRLVSLENENERLAHFHYDPVGRLLEERGFDNRSTRYHYDPETGRLAQTVNGQRTIALIFDPMGRLTERRATLGEKSQSETFAYDGNGHLVMATNAISKLQWFHDPAGNLLREHQHYSNLDKPLVAVWQHEYDALNNRVATIRPDGHRVSWLTYGSGHLLGLKLDEHELLSYERDDLHREISRHQGNNLLQTQQWDPAGRLQEQLLSRADDKTTLIKRAYTYDAADQLTDINDSRRGQLSYRYDPVSRLINATSRLGVETFAFDPASNLLDDSAAPVRRPLDPEPVRHKLVDNLLRDYAGNHYEYDERGNQTERWTNGLRSELHWDLFDRLAHFSDPRLTVDFGYDPLGRRLYKLSKAHYRPRPEAGTGWNENEHARKERELGCGFTLYGWDGDNLAWESSPPPYAGALGRTVHYIHEPGTFVPVAQAIRHETIRLVSQPAYEGRYNFKEDPLWNYKPTALPIDVLVWYHCDHLGTPQEITDQNGQTAWSAQYKAWGEATEQRSEFAQQIGLTNPIRFQGQYHDHETGLHYNRHRYYDPRVGRFISEDPVGYLGGLNIYQYGPNSISWVDPLGLASSTVGPGRKPKSDKPNQNCKRACRKKWEVNRYDRVCEGNVPGVGYAKYYRHFVSKTWWSEDKTGHGESAWKVYSLSGMWQADADIYGDNMDKHKSTVGKNINFKSLKCKDIK; encoded by the coding sequence TTGGCGACCCCCCTGAACCTGCCCGTTGGTGGTGAAAAACGCGAACCACAGGTCGCGATTGTTCCGCTTGATCTGATTCAGGTTGAAGACGTTGGTCTTGGTGCGGCCAATGTCGACGCCTGGCTGCAAGAGATTAGCGGCGGGGTCGTCACGCTTGAGCGGATCAAGACTTTCGCCGGCGGGCTGCCGGTGGTGGGCAACATCATGGCGCTCGTTGATGCGCTGAATGACATTGCTCGACTGGCGACCAGTGACAAACGCGATCCTCTGGACTGGGTCAGTTTAGGCATCAATCTGATCGGAATGCTGCCACGCCCGCCCGGAATGGCAGCCGCACGGATGAGCCTGCGACCAATGCTGTTTCTGGTGCGCCAGGAGATACGTCGGACCGGGAAATTGGTGGTGAGTGACGTGCTGATCGAGATTTTGATCGGGCACCTCAACGCCACCATTGTCGGGACCCTTGATGACTTTGTGCCACAGGCGCAGGCCAGGCTCCCCGGGATTCTTGACGACGCGGGGAAGCTCGGTGAAGAAGTGCTTCTTCAGATCGCTGCTGGCCTGGAGAAGCTGGTCGACCCGAAGCTGGACGCCAACGCTGATTTGCTGGAAGCGGAGCAGTTGGTTCAGGCCGCTGGGGATCTTTGGGCCTACGATCATCAGGCGGCCATCGGCAACATTTTTGCGGCCGCTGCGGATGTTTGCATGGCTGCAGGTAAGGGCGCTGTTAACGGTGCTGCCGAATATTTCGTGCCCGAAGCGCTGAAAGAGCAGGTGCTCCGACATGCAGGTTCGTTGCGCGCAATGGGCCCGGAGCTTCGGGATCAGATTAATCGTCTGGCGGATCCTGGGCTTCAGAACTCGATTGGGTCGTTGCTGGAGACATTGCCAGGTGCGGTAGTCACATGGCGCTCGCGCAATGGGCATGGCCAGTCGTTCAACATCAAGCCAGGGGTGGTTAATCAGGCTAAACGCCAAGCGGGTGAAGGCAAGCTTGAGGCTGTTCAGTTCGAGAAACCTGCGAAGGGCCTGCCCAATGAGCAGAAAAACTGTGCCTGTGCTGCTACGGGTAACAGCATCAGTTTTGCGGTGGGCTCGGAGTCGGTTAGTCATGCCGATTTCAGTCTGCCGGGGCCGTTTCCAATCGAATGGACGCGGACTTATTGCTCGAGTCTGGATGCTTACGATGAGGATGTTATTGGCGCACGCTGGATTACGCCGTTTACCACGCGGTTTGATCTCGTCGGCGATGGTTTGGTGTTTCATGACTCCGATGGGCGTAGCCATGAATTCCCTCTTCCCAAGGTCAAGCTGTTTCACTTCAACGCCATTGAAAACCTGACCGTCGTTCGCCTCAGCAAAGATCGGTTATTGCTGATGCGGGGCCTTGAGCACAGGGAAACCTATGTTCGTCGAGGTGATCGGTTTGTCCTGATCAACAAGGTTCTGCCCAACGGCGCCGGAGTCATGCTGCATCACGAGCATCGGCATGATGGGGATTCGGTGCTCTCCGAGTTGGTCACTTACTCGGAAAAAGATGCCAACAAGGTCCATCTTCGCTTGGGCACTTTGATTGATGATCTGGGGCGGCTGACGGGTCTTTGGGAAATTCGGGACGGCGACGTCAAACGCCAATTGTGCGCATATCAGTACGATGATTCTGGTGACCTTGTTCTGGCTCAGGACGAGAACGGCGCTGCATGGCGTTATCAATACGAACACCACCTGATCACCCGCTACACCGACCGCACCAATCGTGGTTTGAACCTTCAGTGGCAAGGCTCCGGTCCCGACGCGAAGGCCGTTCGCGAATGGGCGGACGACGGCAGTTTCGATACCCGACTGGCGTGGGATGAAAACATCCGTCTGACCTACGTCACTGACGCCCTTGGCCACGAAACCCGGCACTACTACGACAGCCTCGGTTACACGTACCGCATTTGCCACGCCGACGGCCGTTCCGAATGGTTCTTCCGTGATGCGGCGAAGAACATCATTCGCCACGTACACACTGACGGCAGCACGGATCGCTATCGCTACGACAAGCTAAGCAATCTGACCGAACACACCCGCGCTGATCACAGCGTGATGAATTACGCCTACGACGACAAAAGCCATCTGATCAAGATCAGCGATGGCGAGGGTGGGTTGTGGAAGCGTGACTACGACCTTCGCGGAAATCTGGTTGAAGCAATCGATCCGCTAGAGAACGTTACCGAATACGCCTACAACAAATTCGGCCTTCCTACCGCGATCAAGGACGCCAACGGGAATACCAAGAAACTTGAGTACAACGCTGCGGGCCAGTTGCTGAAATACACCGACTGCTCGGGCAAGGTCAGCGCGTGGGAGTATGACGATCGCGGCCAGATGGTTCGCTTCACCGATCCTGCTGGGCACAGCACCACATACGAGTACAAGTTAGGCCAGTTAGTGCTGATCAAGCACCCGGACAAAACCGAAGAACGCTTTAGTCGCGACGCCGAAGGTCGTTTGCTGGCCCACTCCGATGGCCTCGAACGCTGCACCACCTGGCGCTACACCGCGGCAGGCTTCATCGCCGAACGCGTCGACGCCGCCGAACAAACCCTGCGTTACCGCTGGGACAAGTTAGGCCGCCTCGTTTCGCTGGAAAACGAAAACGAACGCCTAGCCCACTTTCACTACGACCCTGTGGGCCGGCTGCTGGAAGAACGAGGCTTCGACAATCGCTCGACTCGCTATCACTACGACCCCGAAACCGGACGGCTCGCTCAGACGGTTAACGGCCAGCGCACGATCGCACTGATTTTCGATCCGATGGGCCGCCTGACCGAACGCCGCGCCACCCTTGGCGAAAAGTCCCAAAGCGAAACCTTTGCCTACGACGGCAATGGCCATCTGGTCATGGCGACCAACGCCATCAGCAAGCTGCAATGGTTCCACGACCCGGCCGGCAACCTGCTGCGCGAACATCAGCATTACTCGAATCTGGACAAGCCACTGGTTGCCGTTTGGCAGCACGAGTACGACGCGCTGAATAACCGCGTCGCGACTATCAGGCCTGATGGACACCGCGTCAGTTGGCTCACTTATGGCAGCGGCCATCTGCTTGGCTTGAAGCTCGATGAACACGAACTGCTCAGCTACGAGCGCGACGACCTCCACCGCGAGATCAGCCGGCACCAAGGCAATAACCTGCTGCAAACCCAGCAATGGGACCCTGCGGGACGCCTTCAAGAACAGCTACTGAGCCGGGCAGACGATAAAACCACGCTCATCAAACGCGCATACACCTACGACGCCGCCGACCAGCTCACCGACATCAACGACAGCCGTCGCGGGCAATTGAGCTACCGATACGATCCCGTCAGCCGACTTATCAATGCGACCAGTCGCTTGGGCGTGGAAACCTTCGCCTTCGATCCCGCGAGTAACCTGCTCGACGACAGCGCAGCACCCGTCCGCCGTCCACTCGACCCCGAACCTGTCCGCCATAAACTCGTGGACAACCTCCTGCGCGACTACGCCGGCAACCACTACGAATACGACGAACGCGGCAACCAGACAGAGCGCTGGACCAACGGCCTGCGCAGCGAACTGCACTGGGACCTCTTCGATCGCCTCGCGCATTTCAGCGATCCGCGACTCACCGTCGACTTCGGTTACGACCCCCTCGGAAGGCGCCTCTACAAACTCTCAAAAGCTCACTACCGACCTCGTCCTGAAGCCGGTACCGGCTGGAACGAAAACGAACACGCCCGTAAAGAGCGCGAGCTCGGCTGCGGCTTCACCCTGTACGGCTGGGACGGCGACAACCTCGCGTGGGAAAGCAGCCCACCGCCGTACGCCGGAGCTCTCGGCCGCACGGTGCATTACATCCACGAGCCCGGCACTTTCGTTCCCGTGGCCCAGGCCATCCGCCACGAAACAATCCGCCTCGTCAGCCAACCGGCATACGAAGGTCGCTACAACTTCAAAGAAGACCCGCTCTGGAACTACAAACCCACAGCGCTGCCAATCGACGTCCTCGTCTGGTACCACTGCGACCACCTCGGCACACCTCAAGAAATCACCGACCAAAACGGCCAAACCGCCTGGAGCGCGCAATACAAAGCCTGGGGCGAAGCAACCGAACAGCGCTCGGAGTTCGCCCAACAAATCGGCCTGACCAACCCGATCCGGTTCCAGGGCCAATACCACGACCACGAGACCGGCCTGCACTACAACCGGCATCGGTACTATGATCCAAGGGTCGGGCGGTTCATTAGCGAGGACCCGGTTGGGTATCTGGGTGGACTGAACATCTACCAATACGGGCCGAACTCAATCAGCTGGGTCGATCCGTTAGGGCTGGCAAGTTCGACCGTTGGACCGGGGCGAAAGCCTAAGTCTGATAAGCCTAACCAAAACTGTAAACGCGCATGCAGAAAAAAATGGGAGGTCAATCGCTATGACCGAGTTTGCGAGGGTAATGTCCCCGGCGTGGGTTATGCAAAATACTATCGACACTTTGTATCTAAAACGTGGTGGTCGGAGGATAAAACAGGACATGGGGAAAGTGCGTGGAAAGTGTATTCGCTTAGTGGTATGTGGCAGGCTGATGCTGATATATATGGCGACAACATGGACAAACACAAAAGCACAGTTGGAAAAAATATAAATTTCAAATCGCTAAAGTGTAAGGATATAAAATGA
- a CDS encoding alpha/beta hydrolase: protein MKRLLTLLLVISLSGCSELLFYPERGLPLTPDKAHLAWRDVNLTAADGTRLNAWFLPAKPGVPVKGTVLHLHGNGGNMAWHLAGSWWLPEQGYQVLLVDYRGYGRSEGEPSLPAIYQDIDAAFDWLNAAPEVQGKPLVVLGQSIGGALAVHYLSEHPQQRARVKALVLDGVPASYREMARYTLSTSWLTWPIKRPLSWVIPDGDSAINGMPQLKGTPMLLFQSLDDTLVPLHNGISLYQAAPPPRVLQLTRGPHVQTFNDPTWREVMVRYLDDPQHFNGLRRLGEIPNYPDAQTGKAAPASQP, encoded by the coding sequence TTGAAGCGTCTTCTTACCTTGCTCCTGGTCATCTCCCTCAGCGGCTGCAGCGAACTGCTGTTCTACCCGGAACGCGGTCTGCCACTGACGCCGGATAAAGCGCACCTTGCCTGGCGCGACGTCAACCTCACGGCGGCCGACGGCACCCGCCTGAACGCGTGGTTTCTGCCAGCCAAGCCCGGCGTACCGGTGAAGGGCACGGTGCTGCACCTGCATGGCAACGGCGGCAACATGGCCTGGCATCTGGCGGGGAGTTGGTGGTTGCCGGAGCAGGGCTATCAAGTCCTGCTGGTGGACTATCGCGGCTATGGCCGGTCTGAGGGTGAACCGAGTCTGCCGGCCATCTATCAGGACATCGACGCGGCGTTTGACTGGCTGAACGCTGCGCCCGAGGTACAGGGCAAACCGCTGGTGGTACTCGGCCAAAGCATCGGCGGGGCGCTGGCCGTGCATTACTTGTCGGAGCATCCGCAGCAGCGCGCGCGGGTCAAGGCGCTGGTGCTCGATGGCGTGCCGGCGAGCTATCGTGAGATGGCGCGCTATACCCTCAGCACGTCGTGGCTGACGTGGCCCATCAAACGGCCGCTGTCGTGGGTAATCCCCGACGGCGACAGCGCCATCAACGGCATGCCGCAGCTCAAGGGCACGCCGATGCTGCTGTTCCAGAGTCTGGATGACACGCTAGTGCCGCTGCACAACGGCATCAGCCTGTATCAGGCCGCGCCACCGCCGCGTGTGCTGCAACTGACGCGCGGGCCGCACGTGCAGACCTTTAACGACCCCACTTGGCGTGAAGTCATGGTTCGCTATCTGGACGATCCGCAGCACTTCAACGGGCTGCGCAGGCTGGGAGAAATTCCGAATTACCCTGATGCTCAAACTGGCAAGGCGGCACCGGCTTCTCAACCGTGA